The Natator depressus isolate rNatDep1 chromosome 23, rNatDep2.hap1, whole genome shotgun sequence sequence GTAACTGAAACGTTTCTAGGGCTTAATTCACGGGGACAGATTTTGCAGTTGGATTTAAATTCCCCAGGCTGCCTTTGGAAACCAGCTACTGTTCATTAGGTGGTTTGTAGTGGCGCATAGAGGATCAAGCTGAGATTGGGACCCGTcgcgccaggcgctgcccagacacaaaATCACAGAGCCCAAGGGCCCTTTTTCAACACAATGTCTTCAAGCCCCCTGCCTTTCGTATTTCTCTTGCAAGTTACCAgacccccacttccctcccagagctggggacagacccaggtgtcctggttcccagccccccctgctctacccactagcccccactcccctcccagagctggggatagaacccaggcgtcctggtcTCTGGCTGCTGGCTCTGCATTGGCACTAGAGTGTGCGAGCACCAGTGTGCGTTTCTGAGGGGGACGAGATTGGCTGCGACACAGACACTCATCGCCCCcctgcgcccgccccccccccccctgcacggagcctgcagctggcagcagagGTAACAGCCGGGCGAGCCCTAGCGGGGTGGGGGCCTGGCCCGGGGATGctgcatggggggggagggactggaagtgcagccccccccccctccccgcatggGAGGGGCAGCCGGTTTGCagagagcttggggtggggggcaggttaACCCTTAGAGAGGTGGGTAGGGAGTGAGCCGGGTACTAGTGACACTGACGGGGCGGGGCTAGGGGCCAGTCTGCCCCCCCCATTCCCGAtgcagggcggcgctagggggcgctgggctgccgggcgggggcagggggacagcgggggcgctgtgctgtggggagctggggggggggggtcagtgcagGGGGTCAGTAGGGGGCAGCTGCGGGGGGTGATTcagggggtcagcagggggcaccGTGCTGCGGGTGTCAGTGCAGGGGGTCAGcaggggcgctgtgctgtgggtGTCAGTGCAGGGGGTCAGcaggggtgctgtgctgtggggagctgggtggggaggtcagcgagggcgctgtgctgtgggTGTCAGTGCAGGGGGTCAgcgggggcgctgtgctgtggggagctgggtgggggggtcagtgggggCACTGTGCTGTGGGTGTCAGTGCAGGGGGTCAgcgggggcgctgtgctgtggggagctgggtggggaggtcAGCAAGGGCGCTGTGCTGTGGGTGTCAGTGCAGGGGGTCAgcgggggcgctgtgctgtggggagctgggtggggaggtcagcgagggcgctgtgctgtgggagTCAGTGCAAGGGGtcagtagggggcgctgggctgcggagGGTGATTCGGGGGTCACCAGGGGGCAccgtgctgcagggggcagtgcaaGGGGTCAGTAGGCCGCACTGGGCTGCGGAGGGTGATTCGGGGGTCACCAGGGGGCACCatgctgcggggggcagtgcaaGGGGTCAGTAGGGGGTGCTCCCTGGCGTCAGTGCCAGCCCCGATGCCCCAGCAGTGCCAGGTTGGGGGACATTTCCCATCATTCCCGTTCCCTGCCTGACCCACCCCCCATGTTTTCCTTCCCATCCAGGGCTCCCCACAATGGAGACTGAGCTGCCCGAGTCCTCTcccacccctgactccccccaggAGGAGCTGCCCGGCAGGCCCCCACGCCGGCTGCCCCACCAGTGCGGCTCGTGCCAGCGCCGCTTCGCCCAGGCCCACGGCCTCCGGCAGCACCGGTGCCGTCCCCGCGACCCGCCTGCCCAGAGCCCGGCCGGCGGCGAATCCCACCGGTGCCGCGCTGGCGCCAAGCATGGGCACCAGTGCCGGGTGTGCGGGAAGCAGTTCAAATTCCCCTATTACCTGGCGCGGCACGGCCTGACCCACTGCGGGCAGAGGCCGTTCCAGTGCCCGGTGTGCCGCAAGGCCTTCCGCCGCCCGGCCCACCTGGCCCGCCACCAGCGCACCCACGCCCGCCAGCGCCTCCCGGAGCTGGCCGTGCGCCCGCAGGCCGGGCCCCCGGGCGAGGCAGCCGAGGAGaagcaggtgctgctgcaggaggaCTGGACGTTGCTCTGCCTGGCCTGCCAGGAGGCCTTCGCGACCAAGGGCGAGCTGAAGGCGCACAAGTGCTTCAAGACCCggggccaggccgggccgggcggCGCCCAGCGGCACCAGTGCAGCGTGTGCCACAAATTCTTCGCCCGGCCCTGGTCCCTGTCGCGCCACCGCCGGGTGCACACGGGCGAGAAGCCCTTTGCCTGCCCCGACTGCGGCATGGCCTTCCGCCTCTCCTCCTACCTCAAGCAGCACAGCCGGAGCCACGGCCCCGGGGCGGGGCTGCCCTTCGCCTGCCCGCTCTGCCGCCAGCGCTTCCGCAAGGCGGGCGAGCTGGCCAGCCACCGGCGGGCGCACGGGGCAGCCGCCCCAGGGCCGGAGCAGCCCCCCAAGGGCTCCGAGTGCAGCGTCTGCGGGAAAGCCTTCAAGAGCAAGTACGACCTGGCCACCCACTTCCTGATCCACACGGGCGAGCTGCCCTACTCCTGCGGCCAGTGTGGCAAACGCTTCCGGCGCCTCTCCCACCTCAAGCAGCACCAGGTCACCCACACGGGCGCCCGGCCCTTCCAGTGCGTGCTCTGCCAGAAGGAGTTCAAGCGGCTGGCCGACCTGGCCCGCCACCGGCAGGTCCACCAGGGGGACAAGCCCCACCAGTGCGGAGTCTGCCACAAGTTCTTCTCCCGCGCCTACAGCCTCCTGCGGCACCAGCGCGGGCACCGGCCCGAGCCCCTGGCCAGCACCCTCCCCGCGGCCTTCCTCAGCAGCTCCTGCTTCGACAGCCAGGACCACTCGGCCTTCTGCCccccggaggaggaggaggaggaggaggaagggggcggggccggcggctcTGGGGAGGGCTCATGACAAGCCCAAGAGGCTGGATTTGGGGGGGTCAGAGGGGGGAATTCCCTGGGGCCTGGTGGGGGGGACCCCTGGATCAGAGTTGCAGGGAAGGGGTCCAAGGCCCCCCACCAACCTCCTGAACCAGTCCTTGAAATATACACctgggagtttggggggagggggtgcatggAGATatattggggggtggggcagcagaggagagggctgggggggtcaaAGGGAACAGACCCTGTGAGAGGGTGAGAcgaggaggaggggcagtggggggggctCGTGAATAGCGGCCCAGGGAAGGGTGAACTGAGGAGCAGTCCAGCCTGCACTGGAGGTGGAAGGACAAAGTGGGGAATGGCACCCGGGGCCCCTTCCttctagggggcgctggccccagggcagggacaccCTGGCCTTGGGTGGGGGCGGGACAGGGCATGAGGCCCGTCCCCTCTAGGGTtagatgctgggctagatgggcctatGGGTCTGATGCGgcggggggggaaatcacaccATGTTCTGGGATGAGGGAAAGGGGTACCCCTAGATGGGTCATGCCATGttctgggatgggggggaaggggtgtcccTAGATGGGTCATGCCATGTTCTGGGACAGGGGGAAGGGGTTTCCCTAGCTGGATCATgccatttttttgggggggggggatgtcagGATGTAGAACTGTGGGTCTAAGAGCCCCACCCGTCCCTGCCCCACTGCCTGACCCTGCTGTGATCTCTGAGGGATGGGAAATTGGTTCCCATTGAGACGGGGGAGGGGTGCTCTGCATCTCAGCTCCCAGGGGTATTGGGGTGCCAGGACCTCCCAGCATGCAGCTGGCTTCCTGCAGGGACCCTGGGGTTCACACTGGACTCAGAGCCGCTGGGTTTCTGCGGTCGGGACCCTCTGGGTCAGGGTGGCGCagtctgtgggggggtgggtgtcAGACAGGGGCACTGTATGGCCCGGGGGGGGGTTGCTGGCGGGGGGGATACAGTCGTGCCCCCTGTGCACGGATGGAGACGTGCTAGGACTGGCTGTTGACAGTTCTGTCCAGCGACCCGCGACaataaaagtgatggggccacgACTCGGGTTCTGCTTTCAgctgctggagtggggggagtgAAAGCCAGCCTGGGCATGGTGCTAGGTGCCAGGCAGAAGGAACAGGGCGTTTCTAGGCCTCACGCTGCAAAGAAAAGTCTGGAAATGTGACTGGAGGGAGACAGACCCTGCCTGAGCGTgctgagagcctgagcccatcgcCGAGAGAGGGCCGGACCTGCCCTGAGTGTGACCAAGCGAGGGGTCCTCAGATAACCAGTCCCATGCCCCACCCCCGAGGGGCTGCAAGGCGTCCCTGTatacccaccccccaccccagagggccCTGGCCCAGCACTGGGTGAGGGATCCCCAGAcaaccaacccccctccccccccgagtgGCCACATTAGGTACCCAGCGAGAAATGAGTTTTATTGTTCTGTGTTTACTACAGATCTCAGGTTAAGAGGAGGCCAGATCCTGGGGGacccttgacacccccccccacacacacacacactgaactagccccctcccactccctctgcaCCTTGTGGGGGCTGAATGGGGCTGGGAtcctgccgggggcgggggggagctccATCCTCTCCCAAGAGACCTCCCAGAGGGGCCACTAACATGGCCTCACagggtgcagggagtggggtctagtggttagcgcAGCTGCTGAGATCCACCTGCCCCACAGGGAGCCACTGGGAACACAGAGTCCTGGGCCCATCCTACCCCTCCTGGACACCTGACCCCCAGCACTCAACCTGCACCCCACTGCCCAAGGacacccccatccctgcccttggGAGTCCTGTTTTCAATTGTTAAACctgaaacccaggagtcctggctcccagccctgctgctctaaCCAGTGCACCGCACTCCCTCCTTTCTTAGCTGCCGCCCGGTGAGGGGCCTGAGCAGTTGGTGGAgagtggggagggctgggggctcgGCTCGTCCCAGGGGAAGCGCAGATCCAGCCCCTGCATCTGCTCCCGGTAAATCCGGTCGAAATTCTCGCTCTGGGCCTTGGTGAGCTGGTTCTTCCAGTCCCCGGCAATccctgtgacagagagagagcagagagCATTATGGGAGTGGCCACCACATCACCCCccaactaccccagccctgggctcccccccaagctctgcctgtgcccctcactcccgacccacagcccctgctagcccggctctgggctccccccaagctccgccggtgcccctcactcccgacccacagccccctactagcctggacctgggctccccccagctctgctggtgcccctcaatcccgacccgcagccccgtCATTCTGAGCTGAGCCAGGGTCTACGTCTCTTCTCGTCCAGGACTCAGCTTATGGGGCCTCGTTCGCCTCCCAtagcccccccgcccagccccaccTTTCCGCAGGAACGAGCTCTGGGTCTGGTCCAGGAGGAACCCAGGGGCCAGGCTGAAGTTGCACATCTTGTTCTGCTTCATGGCCTGGAAGGAGGCGTTCTCCACCACCCCGTCCAGCGCCCGCGCCTCCAGCGGCTTGCCCAGGAACTGGCAGATCCGCTCCACGCTGCCCCGCAGGTCCTgcgggcaggaggggagggggtcagtgTCAAGGCCTCCCTCAGGGGCACACTGggcttggggaaactgaggcagggaggccTCGGACCGCGCTGGAGAACCTCAGAACGGGGCGGCTCTAACTCAGGGGGACTCCCCACCCTGCCTCGGGCCGGCCCTGGGGGAGACAGAAGCGGGGACGGGAGCCCCTGGCTCAGTTCGGAGATGGGTCCCtggagtcctggctgggatggagGAGGCTGGAGATGGACTGGGGGACTCTTGGGCTCTCGGCTCAGCTCTGTCACTGAACCGCTgggtgaccctggacaagtcacgggccttctgctgtgcctcagtttaccctctcACCCTCTGTTGATTTACACTTGGAGCTCTCCGAGACAGTGCCTGGCGCGacagggccccgatctcggtgacTCCGTGTCTGGGCGGCACAAGGAAGCAGGACCCCACGTGGGGCAGTGCCTGGGTTTGGTCCCTCACACTCTTGCGGGGGGCGGGGTCCTGTGTCACTACTGCATTTTGTGACCCTTCTGCCGGCATCAGCTCCCAGGTCCCTCCCCCGTCTCCCAGCCCCACCAGGCTCAGTCGGGGGGcatggctcagcccgctgcctggcCAAGGAGGTGTCTGTCCTGTCGCCTTGCGTCCGGGGCTGGGGGCACCGTGGCTTAGCTAAGGCCCGACCTAGAGCCCCTGATTTCTGCTCCAGGGGGAGCTGACCCACAGGCCCCCCATGTCCATGGTTAcagggtggtggggaagggggcgaCAGCGCCCccagctggtggggtggggtaACTGCAGGAGGGGTAACAGTGAGCTCTATCTCCCCCTGCCTGGGCGAGCCcagcccccaaccctctgccctcaGGGATCCCCCCTCAGATCCTCTCCACCTGGAGCTACTCCAGCCCCAACCCCgtgcctcccccatctccccGCCCCTCTGCTGGGATCCGcgcctccccccatcccagggccccctcccccacctgctgcagctcctcgtAGGTGATCCAGAAGAAGTTCTCATGGTCCCGCAGGCCCATCCAGCCCTTGACGTGGTCGAACCAGGAGCCGAAGGGCACTGAAAGTGCAAAGGAGGCGGTCATGGGGGGCATCTCGGGTGGGGGGGGCAGCCTCCCGCCCACCGCATGGCACTCACCGTTTCCCTCCAGGAATTGCTCCAGGAACTGGTCCAGCTGCCCCGGCTCCTTGTAGGGGCGGAAGATCTGGGCGAAGTGGTAGAGGGAGACGAAGACGTCCTTGGGGTTCCGCAATGTGTACAGCACCTGGGGGGGACACGGGGTGAGTGGGGGCGGGACTGGGCCCTTGGgtgcatgctgggggaagggctggggctgggccccgGGATACATGCTGCAGGAGGGGACTGGGCCCCTGggtgcatgctgggaaaggggctggggggctTGGGTCCCTGGGGTGCatactgggggaggggctgggccccaGGAGTGCATGCTGGAAGAGAGGCTGCGGTGGAGGACTGGGCCCCTGGGGTACAtgctgcaggaggggctgggggactgGCCCCTGGGTGCATGCTGGGAAAGGTGCTGGGGGAGATcaatgggctcaggctctctgcaaacctTGGCAGAGTTGTATTTTGGGGGCTTTTCTCCCCACCCACAGGATCTagaaactgaattttattttacCCCAGAGCCAAGACTCTGCCTTacatcccccccaccaccaccccgccccggccccagagccagctcccGCACCTTGGCCTTGGACTGGAAGAAGGACTTGGCGAAGAGCTGGACGGGCAGGTGGGAGCTGATGAGCCGGGGTGCCTGGTTGCTCCGTGCCTTCTGGAGGCCCAAGACAGTCTCATACCAGGGCCCCCGGTCCCAGTTAGGGACCGTGCGGCACCAGCTGGGGTCCCCATTGCTGTGGATGAGGCTTAGGATCTCCAGCATCCAGACGGTCCCTATGGCGACAGCCTGTGGTGAGCGTTGCTATGGACAATGGGgaaccaccccctccccccagtgctgtGCGGTCCTCAGAATCCCTAGCCCCCACCCAGAgcgaggagagaacccaggagtcctggctcccagcccccctgctctaaccactcgacCCCACTCCCAGAGCTCTAGCCCTGGCTCCAGGGCCCCACGGTACCTGATTTCTGGTAGGTGACGTTAAAGACGTCATCATCCCGGACTTGGAATTCGTTCTCCACCTCCCGCAGCCCTTGCTCCGAGTAGAtcagcctggggaagctgatcCCCTTGtactggaaatattccttgaacATCCTGGGGCTGGCAATGGGGGAGGCATGAGGGTCATTAGACACGGCAGGAGCCCTCAGAGTTACCCCTCATTccctgctctctgtgtgtgttgccccctgctggaggggctgggccctgctctgtgtgtgcatTTGAGTCATGTCCATGGCGTGCGTCACATGACACCCTCCCCCGCAGTGGTGGCCGGGCCACCCAGCGATTCATGAGGCTGCTCCAGCCTCAGGCCACAAGCCGGGTTGACTCTCCTGTGTAGGGATCCTggctgttacgaattacaccttgtaggacacgcacacaagtgctgtgaattatacctggtaggtcacgcacagttcgaatctaggctgaggcacagaaataaagtccacaactgcagagttcccaaaagacactaagtttattacgctcgagcgtggtgtccccctgctagccaggaggggaccctgaatacaaattatacaaaggttatatactttttagcaaagcatgttgccttcctgcatcggaaaccttagccaataaacaaacccttgtcttatctaccacctatccctgcttggtgcattcctcatgCTATACCAGtgtgttaattacacagcatggttctaaagccatgcatcagtaacttttattatcaggatgggaggcctcacatcaaggccaagagacagggagtagagactgacaaaaaccagatactgggaatcaaggcaggctggagacaaggaggaggattttcacagggattcagtatctaaggattactcctcctggtgtatgatgtgctggcatttaaacaatggtgggccccaaaccaaaatggagtcacatgtgctaacttttccttaacatggCTCTGTTCCCCACGGCCGCCCGTCCCCCCAGGGCTGCCTGCACTGGCTGCCAGACTGGAGCCAATGCTCAGCGCCAGGCCCCGTGCCAGCGGATTCGGATCACAAACCTGGCCTTCACTTTAACACTTTCTTGAGATTTGCCGATTTCCATGTTCACAGCGGTGCAGAACTAGGGTGG is a genomic window containing:
- the ZNF579 gene encoding zinc finger protein 579; translated protein: METELPESSPTPDSPQEELPGRPPRRLPHQCGSCQRRFAQAHGLRQHRCRPRDPPAQSPAGGESHRCRAGAKHGHQCRVCGKQFKFPYYLARHGLTHCGQRPFQCPVCRKAFRRPAHLARHQRTHARQRLPELAVRPQAGPPGEAAEEKQVLLQEDWTLLCLACQEAFATKGELKAHKCFKTRGQAGPGGAQRHQCSVCHKFFARPWSLSRHRRVHTGEKPFACPDCGMAFRLSSYLKQHSRSHGPGAGLPFACPLCRQRFRKAGELASHRRAHGAAAPGPEQPPKGSECSVCGKAFKSKYDLATHFLIHTGELPYSCGQCGKRFRRLSHLKQHQVTHTGARPFQCVLCQKEFKRLADLARHRQVHQGDKPHQCGVCHKFFSRAYSLLRHQRGHRPEPLASTLPAAFLSSSCFDSQDHSAFCPPEEEEEEEEGGGAGGSGEGS
- the LOC141976218 gene encoding sulfotransferase 2B1-like isoform X2, with product MFKEYFQYKGISFPRLIYSEQGLREVENEFQVRDDDVFNVTYQKSGTVWMLEILSLIHSNGDPSWCRTVPNWDRGPWYETVLGLQKARSNQAPRLISSHLPVQLFAKSFFQSKAKVLYTLRNPKDVFVSLYHFAQIFRPYKEPGQLDQFLEQFLEGNVPFGSWFDHVKGWMGLRDHENFFWITYEELQQDLRGSVERICQFLGKPLEARALDGVVENASFQAMKQNKMCNFSLAPGFLLDQTQSSFLRKGIAGDWKNQLTKAQSENFDRIYREQMQGLDLRFPWDEPSPQPSPLSTNCSGPSPGGS
- the LOC141976218 gene encoding sulfotransferase 2B1-like isoform X1 — encoded protein: MEIGKSQESVKVKASPRMFKEYFQYKGISFPRLIYSEQGLREVENEFQVRDDDVFNVTYQKSGTVWMLEILSLIHSNGDPSWCRTVPNWDRGPWYETVLGLQKARSNQAPRLISSHLPVQLFAKSFFQSKAKVLYTLRNPKDVFVSLYHFAQIFRPYKEPGQLDQFLEQFLEGNVPFGSWFDHVKGWMGLRDHENFFWITYEELQQDLRGSVERICQFLGKPLEARALDGVVENASFQAMKQNKMCNFSLAPGFLLDQTQSSFLRKGIAGDWKNQLTKAQSENFDRIYREQMQGLDLRFPWDEPSPQPSPLSTNCSGPSPGGS